Proteins from a single region of Bacteroidota bacterium:
- a CDS encoding metallophosphoesterase has protein sequence MGVVANKPYFILFSDVHLNSLRTDSDYGFDTGTKLFDAAMQSIYDLMVSSNPPQFVLFTGDLPAHLSITSNICAHTKPINAGGLVQHERNDSIVLNTFYSKFKSTGIPFLYLPGNNDGLNGDYYPFTGPGKKNPLGLLPNNSVSYPTLNLDMDTTKSSFIVNIDNIDQGYYSVEIGGGLRIIALNSIMFCPDYQLADNLTKELNRKEQMDWLSAQLKNARTDNKKVIIGMHIPPGIDAHSSSAMWDSSTQNWETVF, from the coding sequence ATGGGAGTAGTAGCAAACAAGCCCTATTTCATCTTATTTTCTGATGTGCATTTAAATAGTCTGCGCACCGATTCTGACTATGGATTTGATACCGGAACCAAATTGTTTGACGCTGCAATGCAAAGCATTTACGATTTAATGGTTTCTTCAAACCCACCACAATTTGTATTGTTTACCGGCGATCTCCCTGCTCATTTATCAATTACAAGTAATATTTGTGCGCATACTAAACCAATAAATGCGGGAGGACTTGTGCAACATGAACGCAACGATAGTATCGTATTAAATACTTTTTATTCAAAATTTAAATCAACCGGCATCCCATTTCTTTACTTGCCGGGTAATAACGATGGACTCAATGGTGATTACTATCCATTTACCGGCCCGGGTAAAAAAAATCCACTTGGTTTATTGCCTAACAATTCGGTAAGTTATCCAACTTTGAACTTAGATATGGACACAACAAAAAGCAGCTTTATTGTGAATATTGACAACATTGATCAGGGTTACTATAGTGTTGAAATAGGAGGTGGACTAAGAATAATTGCGCTTAATTCAATTATGTTTTGCCCGGATTATCAATTGGCTGATAATTTAACCAAAGAATTGAATCGCAAAGAACAAATGGACTGGTTGAGCGCCCAATTAAAAAATGCACGAACCGATAATAAAAAAGTAATAATTGGAATGCATATACCACCAGGAATAGATGCTCATAGTAGTTCAGCAATGTGGGATAGTTCTACTCAGAATTGGGAAACCGTTTTTTAG